TTGGGCTTTAAATTTTTGGTCTTCAAAAGCTACCTGCAAAAACGGTGATTTTATATATGAATCACCAGTTGTTGCAAATACACCATAGCCCCTATAAGATAAATTGTCACCAATAATTGCATAATTTTGTGAATATATATCCATATTGGAAACTTCATACTGCATACCACTTGAAACTTTAAAATGATTAACATTTAGATCAAACTGTGCGATAATACCTTTTCTATCTATATCTCTTGTTCTTTTTTGAACAATATTTTGTGGAGAAATACCTTGCCAGATATGTGTATTTTCCTTAGAATAATACGGTTTTAGTACTACATCAAAAATATTGGTTGGTTTTATTGTTAAAATGCTAAAAAAATCAGTATTTTGAAAATCACCATGATTATACCCAAAATAGTTTATATCTTTTGAAGCAACAGATGTTTTTGAACTATTATAATCAAGGTTTGTATCGTCAATTTGAGCATAACTCAAAGCTCTATAAAGGTTTTGTTTCACAAAATTGTAGTTAAAAAAAACTTTAGCATCAAACACATCGCCAATTGGTTGATCAAGCATAAAATTTACATTGTTCCTTGGGCCGATCTCACCAGGACCTCTCCATTTATTTGCAATACCGTATGAGTATGACACACTAAATCTTGTATTGGTTTTATCGATATTTCCAGAATCAAACCTGAAAAAATTTTCGTACAATTCATAAGTACCATAAGTTTGCTGCATTTTAAACTGTGTTGTTTTAAGTGGCCACAATGGTACAAGCTCTATTGCACCACCTCTATCTCCAACACCTACACCTAAATTTGCTGGCACTGCAGATTCGTAAACCTTTATTGCTTTAAAATTTTGCAAGTTATAAATATAATCCCTTGGACCCATAGGTGCACCACCATAATTTGGTATACCTTCAACTGTCATTGCCCCCAAATAATTTCTTACACCTCTAATTCTAACATTTGTGCCTTCTGCATAAAGTCCACTTGAATCTGCATTTTCAACGCTAACATCAGGCAATATATTAATCGCATTATAAACGCTTGTTTGTGCTTGTGTTCCGCCTAAATCCATACCTTGTTTTGTTACCTCTAAACCGGAAAAAACAGTTTGTTCTGTTTGTTTGGTGGGTTCAACAATTGGTGTTGCGTTTACATTTACAGCTTCTAATTTTTTTGAATCATCGGCAAAAACGTAGTTTGAAAGGATTGTTAAAAAAAGACACACTAACCATACTCGCTTCATCTTCCCCCTCCTAATATTACAAATTATGGTTCTGTAATATTATTTATCACAGTGTTAATTGTTTGTCAATAAATAATTTATTTTTGAAGTTTTTTTTCTAAAGAATATGAAATTAAAACTACAAATATTGATATGGCATAACTCATAAGCACATTGCTCAAATAATGCTTACACAAAAACATTCTTGAAAGACCAACAAGTATTGCCCAAACAATCAGTAAAGTGCCAATTTTTTTATTTTTTATATAAATACTGAAAGCTAAAGTTGAATTTAGTGTCGTATGTCCAGAAGGCATACTGTCGAAATCATGCCTGAATGTAAACGGATAAAAACCATAAATATTATCTTTTATATACATGATTGGCCTTGCCTGTCCAAGCATATATTTTAGTACTATAACCAAGGTATCTGCAAGAATTATTGATACACACATTATAAATACAAACTGTCTTAAAGGCTTAATCCAAAAAGATAAAAAAACGATCAAAGAAACGATTAAAAAAACCCACTCAAAAGATCCAATTTCGCTGATTTTACTAAAAAAAGGTAAAAAAATTTCCTTATTGCAAAGAAACACGCAAATATATCTATCAAATGCAAATATTGATGCTACACTAAAAATAAGCAAAATAAAGGCTGTTATGTAATATTTTTTCACAAAACCTCAACCAAAAAAATTAACAAACCTGTTGTAAATGATAAAAGAGAAACATACCAAAAAATTTTTCGTCTTGTAATAGCTGAAATGGAAGCAACAGCTATGCTAAGCTGTATTACAATTTGAGCTATCAAAAATCTATGATGTTTTTCGAAATTATGATTGCTTTCTTTTTGAAATTCTTCAACTTTTTGTTCAAGTTTTTGTGCATCTTGTTTTATATGTTGTTTTTCTTTATTATAACGTTGCGATTGAGCTTTGAATTTTTCGTTTTTAGTAATATCATATGCAATGGTATACATGTTTTCTCTAATTACTTTTGCTTGATAATAGCCCCACATATCAGAAGCTTTATTTTGTGTTAAAACAGCATCATTTTTATTCAAAATTGTTTTTGTAACGTAAAGTTCTGAATTCAAACCTACTAAAGCAGCCAATATTGCCATTAATGTTGTAGTTANNNNNNNNNNTGATACCCAAAATAACCATTTATTTTTTTCTTGGCTTTCCCTTAAGGCTTCTTCTACAAGTTCTTTTGATTTTTCTTCAACTATAGGTTCCATATAAAAATTATTACAAATTTTAAATAAAAAGTCAACCAAGACCTAAAAAGGTCCTGGCTATTACTTAAGTTTCTGATATAAAAGTTTATTTTGATTGTTAAGTTTAAAATGTGCTATTAAAATTAAAATGCTTATAAATATAAATTCTACAATTGAAGCATTTAGTGTCCCAAGCGCCAAACCGTGCAGGGATGTAGGCTTTGTAAGTAAATCGCCAAAGGTAGCTCCAAATGGTCTTGTAAAAACAAAAGCAACCCAAAACAGTATAACCGGGCTTGCCTTGCTAAAATAATGCAAACACAAAACAATCAAAATAACAGAACTTGTTAGCATTGTGCCACCTAAGTAGCTCAAATGCAAACTATCTGATAAAAAATCCCCAAAAGCAGTACCCAAACTATTTGAAAAAAGTACTGCTACCCAAAAAAATACTTCTTTTCTAGAGTCAGTCATTGGGTAAATACTCAAGTCTCTGTATTTTTTATACCACAAAAATAATGTTGCAAGCAATGCACTTGATAACACTAAGCTGCCCAATGGATAACCTAAATGAAGTGTCCTATCTAAAAGATCGGATATTTCTGTACCTACAGTGGTTGTACCAATAATCGCCAGCCAAAAATACAATGGTACATACTTTTTAGAGCTTAGCTGCGCAAAAAGCGCAAAAGCCAAAAAACTCATTGTAATAACAAGCGTCAAGCTATAGCCCAAATTAAGCGTCATTGACAAAAAATCCCCAAACTTTTCACCAAGCGTTGTCGCTACAATTTTTGTTAGCCAAAAAATCACACCTACTTGAGCTACCTTGTTTAAAAACTCATTTTCTCTAACAATTTCCATACATACCTCCTTGAAAATGTTTTCAAGGGGTATTTTATTTAAAAAAACATTAACGCAAAATTAACGCTTTTGTTCAATTGCACACTTTAATTCTTTTAATGCATTTTTTAAAGAGCAGATGCCACAAGAGTGACATAAAAAAATGGGTTTATTGGATTTTTTTGAAANNNNNNNNNNATTTTACAGCTTGATTTTTTGCTGGGTGAGAAACTTTGTTTGTAAATACTATCAGAGCGTCTACACCGCCAATTTTAGAAGGAAAGTCAGTTACCTTTTTTGTAAAAACTTTTAGTTTTACACCCATTTGCTCTCCTGCTTTAACATAGTCTTCAACAAGTTTATCCATGCCACCTACTACAAGTACACACATTACACACCTCCAAAAAATTATATAATTCTAACTTTATTATATTTATCTAATTTTGTCAATAAAAATTTTCAAACTAAAATACTTGAAAATTGGTTCATATTTGTTATACTAACCAAAGATCGGAGGAGTGGCCGAGTGGTTTAAGGCGGCGGTCTTGAAAACCGTTGAAGGTGCAAGCCTTCCGTGGGTTCGAATCCTACCTCCTCCGCCATTTTTTTATTTGGAGAGGTGGCCGAGTTGGCCTAAGGCGCTCGCCTGCTAAGCGAGTGTAGGGGCAAAACCTCTACCGCGGGTTCGAATCCCGCCCTCTCCGCCATTTTTTATGCAAACTCAAATTGTTTATTCAAAGCGAAAAACTATAAGCCTCATTATTACAAAAGATGCTAATTTACTCATAAGAGCTCCTTTTGGCACAAATAAAAGCACAATTATTAAAATTATACAAGATAAAAAAGCTTGGATTGAAAAAAAAATAGATGAAATCAAAAAACATCCTTTGTGCGCAAAAAAAGATTACATAGATGGCGAAAAATTTTATTACTTAGGCAAAATTTATGAGTTAAAAATATCAAATGCGAACAAAAACAGTGTTTTTTTGAGTGATGGTAAGATTTTTATATTATTAAAAAAACAATCAAGCACAAAAACAGTTTTAATCAATTGGTACAAAGAACAAGCTCTAAATTTTATAAAAACTCGTTTAAATTACTACTCAAACCTGCTTAATTGTACATTTAAAAGCGTAAATATTACAAGCGCAAAAAAAAGATTGGGTTCTTGCGATTTTAATGGTAATTTAAGGTTTAGCTTTTATAATATTTTGCTTGATCAAACTTATATTGATTATGTCGTTATTCATGAGCTTTGCCACTTGTTTTATTTAGATCACTCAAAAAATTTCTGGCAAAAAGTAGAAAGCGCGATGCCTGATTTTAAACAAAAAAGATTGTGGATTAGAAAAAACTTTTATATAATAGCAAACAGCTTATGATAACAAAAACAATAGTAAATGAAAATCCTGTGATTTATAGTTCTTTTCCTACAATGACAACCTATAAAGATTGTTTAGTAATTTTTTTTAGGCAGGGTTTGGTTGATAAAAGTAATCCGCACGGCTTTCATGGTAAGGTAAAATGTGTCAAAATTAAACTAACTGACTTGAAAAAACTTTTTGATCAAAACTGTTCACTTAATATCCAAGAAGAAATCGTTTTTGAAAGCCAAAACGAGTTAGATGCCATTGTATCAAAATTAAGTGATGATCTATATACGCTTGCCACAAGAATATTTGTTAAAAACAAGATAAATGATGTATTTTTATCCGTATCAGACGATTGCAATTTTAAAGAAAGAATTAAAATAAACATTAAAGATGTTAATTTAGCTGCAATGTATGGCAAAGCAATAAGTTT
This genomic interval from Desulfurella sp. contains the following:
- a CDS encoding M48 family metallopeptidase, which encodes MQTQIVYSKRKTISLIITKDANLLIRAPFGTNKSTIIKIIQDKKAWIEKKIDEIKKHPLCAKKDYIDGEKFYYLGKIYELKISNANKNSVFLSDGKIFILLKKQSSTKTVLINWYKEQALNFIKTRLNYYSNLLNCTFKSVNITSAKKRLGSCDFNGNLRFSFYNILLDQTYIDYVVIHELCHLFYLDHSKNFWQKVESAMPDFKQKRLWIRKNFYIIANSL
- a CDS encoding TonB-dependent receptor, producing MKRVWLVCLFLTILSNYVFADDSKKLEAVNVNATPIVEPTKQTEQTVFSGLEVTKQGMDLGGTQAQTSVYNAINILPDVSVENADSSGLYAEGTNVRIRGVRNYLGAMTVEGIPNYGGAPMGPRDYIYNLQNFKAIKVYESAVPANLGVGVGDRGGAIELVPLWPLKTTQFKMQQTYGTYELYENFFRFDSGNIDKTNTRFSVSYSYGIANKWRGPGEIGPRNNVNFMLDQPIGDVFDAKVFFNYNFVKQNLYRALSYAQIDDTNLDYNSSKTSVASKDINYFGYNHGDFQNTDFFSILTIKPTNIFDVVLKPYYSKENTHIWQGISPQNIVQKRTRDIDRKGIIAQFDLNVNHFKVSSGMQYEVSNMDIYSQNYAIIGDNLSYRGYGVFATTGDSYIKSPFLQVAFEDQKFKAQAGIKYFRFNDSSSQGYVTSKTAPYSLVRAPDLDRKERLYDIWLPNTGIAYKFSDEFELYANYGRNFIRPYAYMPLVNIYNSNRAKFQQAHITLNDLFDGYNIERSDNIDLGARIRGSWFDLLPTFFYSKQKDLLTTVYDPRVKLNYQQNIGKATGYGFELAFNAYINDYLTFFFNPSFTRLTYDNNISYQGSLIDCKDKQIVDVPKWLIKSGFIVNYDKWQFIPSVVYVGSRYADANHTQEVASYTTLNAQINYTLKNIYKMHEFKLSLQLNNILNKKYIAVINSMDDALAGNTSFYPGEPFNASLTASLTF
- a CDS encoding DUF2325 domain-containing protein, whose translation is MCVLVVGGMDKLVEDYVKAGEQMGVKLKVFTKKVTDFPSKIGGVDALIVFTNKVSHPAKNQAVK
- a CDS encoding phosphatase PAP2 family protein, which translates into the protein MKKYYITAFILLIFSVASIFAFDRYICVFLCNKEIFLPFFSKISEIGSFEWVFLIVSLIVFLSFWIKPLRQFVFIMCVSIILADTLVIVLKYMLGQARPIMYIKDNIYGFYPFTFRHDFDSMPSGHTTLNSTLAFSIYIKNKKIGTLLIVWAILVGLSRMFLCKHYLSNVLMSYAISIFVVLISYSLEKKLQK
- a CDS encoding DUF4337 domain-containing protein; the protein is TTTLMAILAALVGLNSELYVTKTILNKNDAVLTQNKASDMWGYYQAKVIRENMYTIAYDITKNEKFKAQSQRYNKEKQHIKQDAQKLEQKVEEFQKESNHNFEKHHRFLIAQIVIQLSIAVASISAITRRKIFWYVSLLSFTTGLLIFLVEVL